GGCTCCCTCCCTCCAAGCTCAACATCCCCCATCATCATGATTTCAGCAACAATGCAATTACGTCACCTATTTCACCAATCATTGAATTTATGAATACATCTCCTTTTAGCTCAATAGTAGTACGCTGGTCTTTCACACGGGCGACGAGGGTTTGAGCCTCGCTCAAAGCAGTACAAAAAACAACTCTGCCGACAAAGAGAGAGAGCAAcacaaagaaagagagagagcgaaAGAGAGATTGGGAGAACACAATCACTAGATTGACAGCTATGAACACCAATCATTGCATTCTACCGACAAAACCGGGGGCCCCTGGGTTTCAGCCCAGGTAAGCCCGTGCAATAGGCCGCCTTGTCTCCgtcaatggtccccaaccaccggtccgggaaCCAGTACCAGTccgtgacacatttgctaccgggccgcagagaaacaGGAAATAACGACttcattttctccgacttaacttttgcctgtcccacaagacacaccaataagcttgtttatagatgtacaataaaactactAATAGAAATTTTTCATTTGttacatgatacaatgcacattgctcattgcaaagaaacaagtccagggctcccactaatacagcgttatagtgagttgtatatTTCATGCACTTAATTTGGCTGTATTTATCTAGAACAAGTTGAAAGTCGGTCCGTGAAAGTAAttcctacattaaaccggtccgtggtgcaaaaaaggttggggaccactggtctacatgacatgtaatcgtggttctttggtcaaaattttgcataggatgatattttacagaccatttttgAGCTGGTCTTAGACTGTCTCCTTAGGAtgcaccattttgtgggcgggCCTTATCTACATACCTTCACATTGACTGCGTCTTCTACCCATTAGCCATGTTGTAGCTTTTAGTGTTTCCATAGCAAGTCTACTCACAGATATAAGtgagaactatacgctactttgtattagaacaGGAAAAGAAGCATATGCATGTACGagtcagtctgccccacaacaagaggaaagaggaaaagaacaagcTTATTGACAACAActaggactacaaaggcggacgcccGCAAGGCAGTCTGGGCACAtttataccatatatggatatTTATGCTGCTGACATTTTTCCCAACGGATGACTCAAAGGTTGTGCAAATTTCAAACAGATGTTTGAAGAAGTATGAAAGAAGGcaggattgttttataaatatctccacaatgcctccattttcaggacttatgcagagccCTAATACACACAGTAATAGAGTTTGTTTTGCATATTAGGACCCCTTTAGGCCAGAAAGTTTCTATTTGAAATGACTATAgatttgtgccatgtctgttatgttttttctacaaaattaaacaactgaatgaGCATCCTCCAAGTCTGGTGATTCCATCATTTTTGCCAGAGGTTGCAGACTTATGCATGtgtttatgtataaaaaaaatatgtctaaAACTAGGTGGTTGGGGCTTATATTTAGGTgcactctatagtctggaaattcTGGTAAGTCAATTCTGCAATTTTACAACTATGAAGATAATACCAGTTTCTAAGGTTATAATCCCCAAAAGCAATTATTGCTGACCGACAAGGATTTTATACATCACACCCAACGCTGGCGCTGACTTCCTCAAGCGTCTAAGTATCTGACTTCTGGATGTCCTGAGGCCAATGTGAAAGCAAATATCCCACTTCACTGGGTACTGTATAAAAGGCAAAGTTTGAGAAATGCCAGCTCTTCTTTTTCGCCTCCAATGTGGACTTTTAGCAGGTTCTCAAATGTGGACTTTTAGCAGGTTCTTTGTGCAGGAGAGGCTAATGGGACCCTCAAATGTTTTCATTTCTGCAAGCGTTGTCTTAAGATGTGTCTACATTGTATTAAGTGTGAAAAGTAAAAGCCATGTGAAGCTGGAACTGTGCAGTGGAAAAGGGGCAAAACATACTGTCACCGATCATTCAAGAATAGTCTTCTTACCTTGTTCGTTTAGAACAACAAACTCAACATGTCTCTCTCCTCTCTGATTTCCctctacaccccccccccccattcccTCCCCCCAAAACCTATCTCGGTCGAGAGCCAGGGAGTGAAGAGGAGGTGCTGTAGGCGCCATGCATGCCTTGAGTCCTTCGCATGCTGCTGACGCCACCACCTGAGCTACTGGGTGGCGTCGGTGGAAGGCGGGGGGAGTAATGTACTGCGAATTGAcgagacgaggaggaggaggatgaagaggAGGAAGCGGCAGCAGAGAGAGCGGCAGAGGAGGACGGGGTGAAAGAGGAGATGGTAAGAGTGAGGGACGAATGCGCCCTCTGGTGATGGAGAGAAGAGTGGGAGAGACGGACGGAGTGGAGGGAGTCAGACCGAGAGGGTGGTGGGGATTCGGCGTGCAAGGGAGCACTGTGCAGGGGTGGCGGCGGGGGCAGCAAGAGCGTGGGAGTGGAGGGGCTGTGCAGCACCGACTGGGTGCGGCTATGCTGGGCCTGTGACgtggaggaggaggatgaggggAGAGGTGAGGATGCGGAGGCCAGGCGCATTGAGGCGGGCTGGGGGGTGTTTTGTTGGGAGGAGGAGAGACTGAGCAGAGAGCTGAGGCCTCCTGAGGTGGGCAACGACGCCCCAAACTGATGGGAGGACACCGAGGGAACCGCATGATGAAAGATTCCTGCAAATCATACAGTAGAAATGGAGGGAGGGGATAAAAGTgtcaaagaggaagaagaggaggaggaggggtgggggtggggggggacaaAGAGAAAAGCGAGGGCTGAGCAAGGTTGTGCATAGCGCCAAGCAAGCACACAAAAAGCAAACAGAGTCAAACCACCGTGCCTTTAAAATGAACCCGATCTGATTTAATTGAAACAAATGATAGTAGATCATTTTGTTTTGCAAGTGACTTGACTCTGACAAACTACCACCAAAAAAAAACACCGACAGATAATAGCCAACATATCAAAGGGCAAATACAATTGCAAATGAcgactgtttttttttcaagggTGTTCGTATCTGCAAGCAAGCAGCCAGTGGAAGCAAGGCAGCACAGCCAGCCAGTCGCAGGCGCTTGGACCTCCACTTACCTCACAATGAGCAGACCTAGCTTTCATATGACGAAACCCGACAAACACGATTCTCTTTTTCTGAGTGCTAAGTTAAGAAGAAAAAACAACATGTACTAACCTCCTGCTGCTCCACCTGCCAGCCCAGCGGTAGAGAAACTCCCAAGGCCAGAATGTCCGTTGACCAGTCGTGTGTTCCCGCCTGCGTTGGAGCTTCCTGTTTGGGCGCCGAACAGTGACTGTAGGACCGAGGTCCCTCCTAGTGGAAACTGTGAACCAAGGTACTGACCCACAGAAGATCCTGTCGAGGAAACCGTGACAGCGCTGGCCCCAACTTTCCCACTAAGAATGCCTCCTCCATTGCTGGCGGCAGCTGACATGAAGAGGTTCTGACTGGAGTGGCCACTGCTGGTCTTCAGCTCCCAATCGCGAGGGGCCTTCGGTTTCTGTAGAGCCTGGCGCGGCTCAGACATGCTTCCGCCCTGGGTTCCGCCGCTAGCACCACTGCGGTTTCCAGTTTCTTGACTGAGGAAAGGGTTGGGGTAGTTGGATAACTCTCCATCGCTACACTTCCTTGGCTGCTGATGGTGTTGTTTGTAATCAGAGTCTAAGTCCCGGTTTGAACCTCCCATTCCAAACGGAGATCCTCCTTGTCTAAGGTCTGAGTTGCATTGCTTGGGGTCAGAAATGGGTGAAAAAGTTGACTTCCATTTGCTTGTGGAGGACaaggatgatgaggaggaggaggcctCACTACCTGTGCTGTTACCACTGCTGTTCCCAGACTTCCTGCCTAAAAGACGGAAACAGTAAATATTAGGgaacatgaagaaggaaaactATTTTAAGCATTTGTATTACCTCTTTCATTTTCCCCTATTCTATTGTGTCCATCTCTGCTTTCCAAGGAAATTGTAGCAATTTTTCTTTCAATTCTAGATGGAAAACCACAGAAAATTTCAGGTATTCTATAATCTCGGCATACACTTTTACACATGCAGTTTGTTCCCTCTCTGCTTGTGATCAGCGTAGCGTAGATAATGTGGCCTTTTTTTGCTCAGTTTAGTTTAACCCTTGTGCAATCCTAGGGCCAAAAACGGGCATATGTTCCTTATATGATTGTTTAGTTTGAAGGTTAGTGGTCTGAAATTTCGCCAGGCTTTTGTTAGAATAGGATATAAAATTATACAAAATTTCTCTTAAGAACGCTCTCCTCCCCATTGACTCCCATTACAAATTATATTTTTAACTGACTGTAATGCTGATATATTACTGCGTTCGCATGAAAACGgaattaaaaacacaacaaaacacgaaAATATTGTTTTCATATGATTGCGCCCCTTAACCATCAGATGACCCCAGATAACCATGATGCAAGCCCGAGTATAAATGAGTTTAACTACCATTAAATTGCTAGAATGAAATGAAAGTGATCTTGGGCAGTTATACTcaggtgaaaataaaaaaaaagtagaaatatCACACAGGTTTGTTTAATACAGCAATTAAATCTATGAGGtgaaacaaatactgtatataacaTAGGCTCATAGGACGCAACTGAAGACATTTCAAGACTTATtttggcgtggcgaagttgggagagtggccatgccagtaatctgagggttactggttcaatccccaccttctaccctcctagtcacgtccgttgtgtccttgagcaagacacttcacccttgcccctgatggtgtgtgaatgtgcgtgtgaatgggtgaatgtggaaatactgtcaaagtgctttgggctccttaaaaaggggtagaaaagcgctatacaagtacaaccatttaccattaatTTACTGTTCATGATTATATTGACAGCTAATAAGAAGCTCTGATTGAAACTCTCAGAATATTTGGGGTTTTCAAAAACCGCAAGCAATGATCATCACAATTTTAACAAATAAatgcttgacatatctcactttgcatttaTACCACAAATTAGTTTCCCCTGTATACAACAGCAGATATTTATAAAAGACTTGTGTGAACTCCAACTCAACAAAGTTTTGACTGCTTTCACTCTCATTATAGCTCAGTAGGCACTAAAACTATTTGTTTTTTACTTATCGATTGAATCTAAATGCTTTGAGGAAAAATAGAAGAAAATTGAGAAAGAGAGGAACATCTATATTAGCAAAAAGTGCAGGAACTGGAACCCCTAAAGAACACTTTAAAAAGCAAGACCAGCTTCCGGCAATTGGGTGTAATTCTACACTATTTTACCTTTAGATTTGTTACCATCTACCAATGTCTTTTTGAAACTTATATATCTCATGTATTAATCTACCCcagaattttaaatttttaagtGGATAATTTACTAACATTACCATTATTGAAAAGTTATGTATAATTATttaacatgcatgcaaagaagTCTGAAAACTtttcccatttggcaactctatcctgTAGCCATGCACCCTCGGGTAATTTACTTCCAGTTTTGTGATCTCTGTTTACAATCGGTCACGTCAAAAATATCCCTTGTCCCTGgctaataataaatattgtagAACTTCAACTGTTTCAGAAGAGTGTTGGGGTTGTAATTATCCAATTATGATTAGCAGCCAGGTGGACAGCCAGGAACTGAGAGCGAATGGAAATGACAGCAAGCTAGTTTTGGTGCTCCTGATCTTTTCCCTGTCCTGCAACTTAGTGTGGCGTTTAAGCGGGAGGAACAGCGAGTACCTGCGGCTGAGGTGACCGTTCAATACACTTTGTTTATATcgtattttttattgatatttcatttaaaaaaacgcaGAGGTGAtattttacaccaaaaataaaTGTGTACAAAACATGGATTTTAGCTTTTTTGCAGCAATTGTACATGCATGAAATCAATGTTGTCAAGAATTAATGACCTTTTAAtggttataattacacaaaattccATTCTGCAAAAAATAGGTGTTTCCTCAGAATGTTAGTATTGTGTTTAAAATCCTGGGAAAATGTGTTTAAAGCAATACCAAATTGTTACAAGGATAACTCTTGAACCACAAATGTCAGATGTCTAAATTTGACTGTACTAATGAATGTTGGTGACTTCTACTTAGAACAAATGTGCTTTTTCCTCAAAATTACAGTATTGTGCTTTGAATCCTGGGAAAATGTGTTTAAAGCAATACCATTTTTTATCtgtatttttggggaaatgtttttatattttacattttcccaTTAATAAAAATAGCTATTTTTGACAAAAAGGTCATAagacatgaaaaaaatatttattgcatTGAAAGTTATCTTTTGCTGACTTATGACACTTGTGAGCGGGACCTTTTTGGatcctaggagtaagtgtgtatagtcaatctaaaaacttgcacaagggttAATACTGGGGTCTGTCAATGAGACTAAATGAGAACACGCAGCTGGTTATTCGTTCAAAAACACTTGGTGAAAAGAGAACAGTTGACTTGACTTCTAGTAATAACTTTACCGTGAGCTGGAGCCGTCAGCAGGGTATCCTGAGTCGTCATCATCAGAGCTGGGGGCGGAGGAGTAGTGACCTGTACCATTCACCTCAACAGGGCGCTCTCTCTTCAGGACAGGAGGTTGGTTAATTTCAGTCCTTGCCGGGCTGCGACTTGATTGCTCTGGCGACGAGATGGCAGAGATCTCCAGAGGTTGGTTTATGTTGTTCACCTGGACAAAAATCACAAACATCGAGTTATTTTTCAACTTGACGCGCTGCGCTGGTTGTCAAATTTGTTTCATTTAACAGCAACAAAACTGTCGTCCTTCAGTGACTGACCATGGAATTGATGTTGAGTGGTGACCCAGAGGAGTGGTTGTTGGCGTTGATCCCAGGGAATGATCTCCTCTTAGGTGAGCCGCTGGCTGCTATGGCCGCTGTGGAGCCGCGCTTCCTCCTCCCCCGCTTACGTCCCTCTTGAGAAGCGAGGCAGTGAGCGGAGTGTGATGAAGACACGTGCGCTGGTGTGTGACTGTGCTGTGTGCCGGGGGACTGGTGGTTGTGGTTGCCGTGGTTACTGTGGTATCCCTGCTTGGTTGAGCTGCCAGCGTGATGGTGGAGGCGTGATCCTCCGGCCACGCTGCCTCCGCTGCCTGATgacgaggaagaggaggacgaggacgaggacgaggaGAAAAACATTCTCCTCCGTAGTTCATTGTCCTGCGGTTCCGTGTCAGAGTCTGCTTCTTGGCATTCTTCGCCGCCATCTTCTGTAAGTATCCTAGGAGGTCCGTCTGCATAATGAAGAACACCCCCAGTGCTGATTGGGGGGCTTTGAATGGGACCTCCTCTGCTCAGCGGTCCTGCCAgaggtgtgtttgtgtttggaggCGATGAAGAAGCACCATTTTGATCCTCTGGGTGTAGACCTCCATTCATGAGCCCTGAGCAAGATGAATATCCTATATAACATATTGATAATAATGACACAAGGCAATAATTTGAAAGCTCACACAAATGAACAGTGGTCTACAGATAGTCCTTACCATTGATTTGACAGGCCTGAGACACAGGACTTGGAGTACTTCTCTACAACAATAAGCAAAAACAGCAAATTGTGATACAAAATAAAGAGTAAAACATAGGACTGATTCAATAACACATGTTGCACGACAATATATTGTCCCACAAATTATTTCCAATATACAATGTTATCAGTATCATTTTGGATTATTTTAAGCACTAGTGTAATCATAATTTTATATAATAACGATAATGCATGTAACCCAAGGCTATGTGGGTGTCAGAAGCTAGCAGTCCCGCCTCTAGACACAGAGACAAATATTGAGGATGAATTAGAAGAGGGTTCACTTCCTTAAGTTATTTGTGCTATTGATCAAACTGCCCCAGGTGCTGGGAGCAAAACCGAGTAAAAACCAATTGCACCCTGTTGGAAAGTGGGAGATGaggaaaacaaaaacacgaaCATGGCAATTTATTGATACAGGCAAACTTATCAAGTTCGATTCATTGACTTATCGGCCCAGGAGAGAGAGCTGCATGATTAATCAACAAGAAATATacattgaggttttaattagtgtGATAACGTAACTGCAAGGGGCGgggatttttgtgtttttttctctgaACTGTGATGCAGCAGTTTGTTTAATGTAAAATcatccactcctttgtctcattttatcCACAAagagttttatgctgtgtgtgaatgcacaaaggtgtgctttgttgatgttattgacttgttggagtgctaatcaggcatacttggtcactgtatgactgcaagctaatcaatgcgaacatgctatttagactagctgtatgtacatattgcatcattatgcctcatttgtaggtatatttgatcttatttaatttcctttacataTTTCCTCTgtatgtttagttttttattccatgtttcatgacatattatctgtatgtaatattggctgcatttctgatcgtTGTTAGTGCGCCAtggtgttccagaccacagcaaacgttaccgagctggcaaagattgtaataaatccattaaaagaagacgtttcctttaacttggacacacacatctatgcctttggtcattctaagacagtcatttccaggagttatctcaccctctcagaagttttacttatgttttccaatgttgtaatgatgtgtagaataaatattacatttcaacatttctgcaaagaagatttgcatcagcctgtgacacgcagtcattttgatagtaggctgatataactAATTAGCTACtcatatcatgtgttgtcttcattataacacttatataagacttttaaagtcattttgatagtaggctaatatagcaatttagccacttacatcatgtgttgtcaacattatgacacttatataagtctttggattttttgcggctccagaccgattacGTTTTtatatttgtggtccaatatggctctttccacATTTTGGGTTGCCCAACCCTGGTCTAAAATGTCTTCTTTCACCCATTATTTATGCAGTCTTATGCTTTTTTGTGTATTCAAATATAAAAATCGCAAATCAAATCGCAATCAGGTGTTTTCTCAAATCTTGCAgcccctgcccaggcatagtaaAATATTTAATTTGGATGAAAATGCTCACCAGCCTCTCAGCCCGACTAGGCAACACAACACTGGCCAACGGAATGCTGACTGGAAGTTTGCTTGGGTGGACAGTGCTCAGAGGAATACTTATTGGAAGGCTTTTGATGCTGCTTTCTCCCTGAACAGATGGACTCTTCTCCTTTCCACCCTGAATGGAgaattgtttaaaaaacaaaatccagtataaatatataaatacaataacaAGCATCAAAATACTGAAAGAGCCCAACATCTACCCTCTCAGTGCTCCTCTGTGTATCAGATGCATTAGGAGACAGGCTGCTCTGCTTGGCTCCAAGAGGGGAGTTCATGCCACCCATTTCCATCCTGAAATAATGATGTAGTTAAAGCGGTTTAATTAATCCACTTGAAATGCTATAGCAGTACAGACCTGTGTGTGGGCAGCCCGAGGCCTTTCAGGTGGCCAGAGACCGTGGGCTCCTGGTTCAGATGCCTGCGCAAGGCAATTTTGGCTGGGGAGAAGCGTGTGTAATCAGGAAGAGCGTGGGAGATCTGCAGTCTCTGCCGAGCTTCAGGCATGGCAGACACGATCTCGTGGTCGGGAGAGATGGGGAGATAGCGGGAAAGGAGCTCAGTCTTAGTGCTTGGCCGCTCAAAAGAAGGCGAGCTGGTGCCGTTGATGAGTCGTTCTGGGCTGATGCCATTAAGAGCATGGGCAGAAGACAGGGCAAACTTGGAGGTGTCCATGTCTGCGGAGGAGCAGGCATCTGGGTTCTTTCTATAAGGTGAATCCTCACGAGGGCTGTAAGATTTGAGCTGAAGAAGCTCCTGCTGCCTTTGACTTTTCTCCAGCTCTACAATGCTGATCTGAAGACACCAGAGGGAGCCATTATGCAATTAAACAACAGTGTTAATGCATGAGCATGTCCTCTCCATACCTGCAACTCTAAGCAGTGCCTCTGCTTCTCAGAGATTTGTCTCCGCAGGGCCTGCTTCTCCTTTAGTAAATTTTCCAGACACAACGAGCCCCAATCCAGCTTCAGCTCCTCACATCGAGACTTCAGCtagaacaaaaaaatattttttaaaaaggcaaGATTTGGAAGGATGATGCTTTATTAAAAAAATCCGGCAGCAGGTACCAGTAGCAGGCTGTGGTCTTTCAGTAAAGCCATGTCTCTCTCGAGCTGTTTTGTCTGCTCTTTCAGCTGATGGTTATGAGCTGATATCTCCTTCTGAGCCTGCAGCAGGTCCTCCACAGTGAGAGCTTTCACTCCCAGCTGAAATACACTCAAAATGTCAAGTTTAAACAACACACAAGACCGTCCTTGACGACAGAAAGACAACACAAAGCAAGATTTTCCACTCATACGTTCTTTCTGCCTTTGCTGCAGTATTAAACATCCCATATTTTGCTAACTTCACTTTCGAATAGGGATGTAACGGGTTTGTGGATACGGCGATACTTTGGCTAAAAATCTTCACAAAACTACCTTAACGCCTGAATCAAACAAAGACT
This genomic window from Nerophis ophidion isolate RoL-2023_Sa linkage group LG26, RoL_Noph_v1.0, whole genome shotgun sequence contains:
- the dot1l gene encoding histone-lysine N-methyltransferase, H3 lysine-79 specific isoform X5, whose translation is MGEKLELKLKSPVGAEPAGYPWPLPVYDKHHDAAQEIIETIRWVCEEIPDLKLAMENYVLIDYDTKCFESMQRLCDKYNRAIDSIHQLWKGTTQPMKLNKRPSNGLLRHILQQVYNHSVTDPEKLNNYEPFSPEVYGETSFDLVAQIIDEMEMMEDDTFVDLGSGVGQVVLQVAAATTCKHYYGVEKADIPATYAETMDKEFKKWMKWYGKKHGEYTLERGDFLSEEWKERIANTSIIFVNNFAFGPEVDHQLKERFANMKEGGKIVSSKPFAPLNFRINSRNLSDIGTIMRVVELSPLRGSVSWTGKPVSYYLHTIDRTILENYFASLKNPKLREEQEAARRRQQKDTKDSKSNSTTPTKTKEQIKQDSGGEEEQPPLVTVVKPAAKPRRAKLISKGRKLNNNSNKKRGRPKKAAPAVDKNKKNQSALDLLHAKTLSAAPPQDAYLQPRSPFYQLPPKVQHYPANQLLLSPTPPGLQNLLDNFKVQYLQFMAYMKTPQYRSNLQQLLEQEKQKHRDLSGQAEQLHSVCQAHKDKIKGLFQTKLDELGVKALTVEDLLQAQKEISAHNHQLKEQTKQLERDMALLKDHSLLLLKSRCEELKLDWGSLCLENLLKEKQALRRQISEKQRHCLELQISIVELEKSQRQQELLQLKSYSPREDSPYRKNPDACSSADMDTSKFALSSAHALNGISPERLINGTSSPSFERPSTKTELLSRYLPISPDHEIVSAMPEARQRLQISHALPDYTRFSPAKIALRRHLNQEPTVSGHLKGLGLPTHRMEMGGMNSPLGAKQSSLSPNASDTQRSTERGGKEKSPSVQGESSIKSLPISIPLSTVHPSKLPVSIPLASVVLPSRAERLRSTPSPVSQACQINGYSSCSGLMNGGLHPEDQNGASSSPPNTNTPLAGPLSRGGPIQSPPISTGGVLHYADGPPRILTEDGGEECQEADSDTEPQDNELRRRMFFSSSSSSSSSSSSSGSGGSVAGGSRLHHHAGSSTKQGYHSNHGNHNHQSPGTQHSHTPAHVSSSHSAHCLASQEGRKRGRRKRGSTAAIAASGSPKRRSFPGINANNHSSGSPLNINSMVNNINQPLEISAISSPEQSSRSPARTEINQPPVLKRERPVEVNGTGHYSSAPSSDDDDSGYPADGSSSRIERKIATISLESRDGHNRIGENERGRKSGNSSGNSTGSEASSSSSSLSSTSKWKSTFSPISDPKQCNSDLRQGGSPFGMGGSNRDLDSDYKQHHQQPRKCSDGELSNYPNPFLSQETGNRSGASGGTQGGSMSEPRQALQKPKAPRDWELKTSSGHSSQNLFMSAAASNGGGILSGKVGASAVTVSSTGSSVGSSNAGGNTRLVNGHSGLGSFSTAGLAGGAAGGNC
- the dot1l gene encoding histone-lysine N-methyltransferase, H3 lysine-79 specific isoform X4, with product MGEKLELKLKSPVGAEPAGYPWPLPVYDKHHDAAQEIIETIRWVCEEIPDLKLAMENYVLIDYDTKCFESMQRLCDKYNRAIDSIHQLWKGTTQPMKLNKRPSNGLLRHILQQVYNHSVTDPEKLNNYEPFSPEVYGETSFDLVAQIIDEMEMMEDDTFVDLGSGVGQVVLQVAAATTCKHYYGVEKADIPATYAETMDKEFKKWMKWYGKKHGEYTLERGDFLSEEWKERIANTSIIFVNNFAFGPEVDHQLKERFANMKEGGKIVSSKPFAPLNFRINSRNLSDIGTIMRVVELSPLRGSVSWTGKPVSYYLHTIDRTILENYFASLKNPKLREEQEAARRRQQKDTKDSKSNSTTPTKTKEQIKQDSGGEEEQPPLVTVVKPAAKPRRAKLISKGRKLNNNSNKKRGRPKKAAPAVDKNKKNQSALDLLHAKTLSAAPPQDAYLQPRSPFYQLPPKVQHYPANQLLLSPTPPGLQNLLDNFKVQYLQFMAYMKTPQYRSNLQQLLEQEKQKHRDLSGQAEQLHSVCQAHKDKIKGLFQTKLDELGVKALTVEDLLQAQKEISAHNHQLKEQTKQLERDMALLKDHSLLLLKSRCEELKLDWGSLCLENLLKEKQALRRQISEKQRHCLELQISIVELEKSQRQQELLQLKSYSPREDSPYRKNPDACSSADMDTSKFALSSAHALNGISPERLINGTSSPSFERPSTKTELLSRYLPISPDHEIVSAMPEARQRLQISHALPDYTRFSPAKIALRRHLNQEPTVSGHLKGLGLPTHRMEMGGMNSPLGAKQSSLSPNASDTQRSTERGGKEKSPSVQGESSIKSLPISIPLSTVHPSKLPVSIPLASVVLPSRAERLRSTPSPVSQACQINGYSSCSGLMNGGLHPEDQNGASSSPPNTNTPLAGPLSRGGPIQSPPISTGGVLHYADGPPRILTEDGGEECQEADSDTEPQDNELRRRMFFSSSSSSSSSSSSSGSGGSVAGGSRLHHHAGSSTKQGYHSNHGNHNHQSPGTQHSHTPAHVSSSHSAHCLASQEGRKRGRRKRGSTAAIAASGSPKRRSFPGINANNHSSGSPLNINSMVNNINQPLEISAISSPEQSSRSPARTEINQPPVLKRERPVEVNGTGHYSSAPSSDDDDSGYPADGSSSRIERKIATISLESRDGHNRIGENERGRKSGNSSGNSTGSEASSSSSSLSSTSKWKSTFSPISDPKQCNSDLRQGGSPFGMGGSNRDLDSDYKQHHQQPRKCSDGELSNYPNPFLSQETGNRSGASGGTQGGSMSEPRQALQKPKAPRDWELKTSSGHSSQNLFMSAAASNGGGILSGKVGASAVTVSSTGSSVGQYLGSQFPLGGTSVLQSLFGAQTGSSNAGGNTRLVNGHSGLGSFSTAGLAGGAAGGNC